A segment of the Desulfobulbaceae bacterium genome:
AAAATTAATTGATGAAAAGCCTAACGGCTTAAATTTATGATTGATCGCAGCACGTCTTGAAGCAACACTGTCTTCAAAGGCAGATCGTATTGTCCGTGCACCGGTATCAATCATCAAATCCTTATGGCCATCAGCGATTAACTGTTCGGTAATTGCAATAGTGGTATCAATAGTTGTTCCCTTAGCAACAAGCGGGCAATTAGTTTCCTTGGCGACCTTTGCCATATCAGCGGCATTAGCGGTAGTTGCGGCATAAAGCAGAGGTTTTTTATCTTTACATAGTTGAGCCGCTGCGGACATATTCGCTGCAGAGTCAGAGATCAAAATAAGATTTGCAGTAGGTGCTCCAGCCTGGACCTTTTTAATAAGGGCTGTAAAAGATGCTTCATCATTTTTAGCATCCTTCACTGCGATAAGCTCAGCCCGCATCAAAACCCCAACACGTTCATACTCAAGTTCATTGAAATTTTTAATACGACTCTCAACCGCAGAGTTATCCATTTCAGTTGTAACCAGAACAGCGATGCCAGTTGGATTTTCAAAACGTTTTTCATGTCTGAAAAGGCAGGTTTCTCCCCCTGTGGTATAGGCCTTTTCGCCATCACCTATTTTCACAGTTCGAATCGGAGGCGCAGACGCTTCGCCAATCGTTGCGATAACATCAGCATCAACATATGGACATTCACCGATTTCAATTTGTCCTGCTGCTACCTTCATAGCAAAAGCGAGGCAGGTAGGTATTTTACATTCCCCACAGTTTTTCTTAGGCAGCATTTTCAGGATTTGTATGCCAGTTAAAGCCATTGTTATTTTCCTCCAGTATATCGAGATATGTACTAATTTATAGTAACGAGATAATTAAAATGTAAGTGTCATCAATTAAAAAAGAACTTTATACAACGGACTCCATTTCAAGTGCTGGATGTCCTTTCTCTTTAAGGAATTTCATGATCTCTTCTTCGGTCTCACCAATTTCCTCAGTGGCGATCATATCATAAAATTCCGGCATACCCATTTTTTCGCACTGTATCATCAGTTTATCTTTGATCTCTTCTTTAAGGGCTTTTGGTAACCAGACAATGCGTTTAAGACCACCTTCAGCAATGAGCAGTTTAGAGCTTGATATATAATGTTTAGAAACACCCATAAAACCAGGTGTTTGAGCACCACCACCGGCCATACCAGCCAATGTTGTGAACTTCATCCCGGATGGTGTCATCCCTCGGAAGTCACGATCAACAATCATAACGCCATTACATTGGGGCAGCATTGCCGCGATACACTCAAAACATCCACAGGCAGTCATCGGGCTGTTCATCAATGAGTAACATGAGACATCCGGCACCGCGCCACGAGATGCCTGGTTAACAAACTGATTGATCCCCTGAAAGAAACCGTTCTTATCATCAAGACATTCGCCTTTTTCAATCGGTTGATTGGGGCCTGTGGGGTTAATCTGGTAAGAAGCCTTACCGTCGAGCCAGTTATATGCACCGCACATCCCGACTCGCTCAGGAGTGATTACACATACATGGCTTGGGGCAAAAGACTGACAGAGAGTACAAGAGTAGAAAACATCCTCTGTTTCGTCAGTCATACTGCCAAGACGAAGATCACGATCGGTGTAGACTTTTTTAGCAAGCTCTTGAACTTCAGCAACCTTTTCAGCAATGGTGTAGATTTTGACCTGAACTTTATCTAAAATGGCGCCAAACTCCTGATGGAGTTTTCCATGCAAGACGCGCCCTACATGTTT
Coding sequences within it:
- a CDS encoding acetyl-CoA decarbonylase/synthase complex subunit gamma, whose translation is MALTGIQILKMLPKKNCGECKIPTCLAFAMKVAAGQIEIGECPYVDADVIATIGEASAPPIRTVKIGDGEKAYTTGGETCLFRHEKRFENPTGIAVLVTTEMDNSAVESRIKNFNELEYERVGVLMRAELIAVKDAKNDEASFTALIKKVQAGAPTANLILISDSAANMSAAAQLCKDKKPLLYAATTANAADMAKVAKETNCPLVAKGTTIDTTIAITEQLIADGHKDLMIDTGARTIRSAFEDSVASRRAAINHKFKPLGFSSINFPCEMTDDPLMEAMIASVMIAKYTGIIVLSDLQGETLFPLLLERLNIFTDPQRPMVVEEDIYPINGPGENSPVVITCNFSLTYFIVSGEIESSKVPSWLLIKDTEGLSVLTAWAAGKFGADLIAQFIKKNGIEGKVKHRELIIPGYLATIKGELEEELPDWTITIGPREAGHMPAFLKDWKPAK